The Rhodococcus rhodochrous DNA window CCTCGTGCGGGTCCGCTTCCTCGGTATCAACGAACGCCACCACAGCCTCGCGCTGTGCCCGGCTCCGCCGAACGAGGAGCCCGGCCTGGTGCACCTGATGACCGAGGTCGACACCCTCGACGCGGTCGGCCAGGCCCTCGATCGGGTGAACAAGCTCGACTTCTCGATCTCGTCGACGCTCGGCCGGCACACCAACGACAAGATGATCTCGTTCTACGTCCGCGCACCCGGCGGCTGGGATCTCGAGTTCGGTACCGAAGGCATGCTCGTCGACGAGCGTCACTACACGTCCGAGGAGATCACGGCGGATGCGTACTGGGGTCACGACCAGTCGGGATCCGAGCCGCTGAAGGCGTTCCTGCCTCCCACTGCCTGACATCCCACGGGCCTGTCCGACGAATGCACCGCGACTTCCGGTCGCGGTGCATTTTTCGTCGGTCTTGAAATTCGTTCTTCCGCAGAGCTCCGAGTGGCGCTACAGTCGTAGATACTCATTGATCGGTCGATCAATCAACGACACGCCACGGAGAAGACCATGTCCGAAGTCCTCCCCACCCCCTCGTCCGTCATGGACCGCGTCGGCCTTCTGCTCGAACCGTTCCGCGACACGGACGGACTGACCCTCACCGAACTGTGCCGACGAACGGGCTTCCCCCGCTCGTCGGCCCATCGCATGCTTCTCCAGCTCGTGCGGGTCGGATGGATGCGTCGCAGCGGCACCACCTATCACCTCGGCCCGAAGATCGTCGAGCTCGGCGCCCTCGCGCAGGCACACGACCGGATCCACAGCGCCGCCCTCCGCTCGATGTACGACCTGCACCGAGAGACCGGTCTCGCCGTCCACCTGACCGTTCTCGACGACGACCAGGTCATCTACCTGGAGAAGGTGAGCGGCGCGCAGTTCACCGACACCACCTGGGCGGGCCAGCGGCGTCCCGCCGAGGACACCGTCGCCGGCCTGGCGCTGCTCGCCCGACGCGACGGGCACCATCCTGCCCTGAGCGGCCCCGACGGATACACGCTCGCCGGTGGTGTCGTGTACGGCGGTGAATGCTTCCGGCACGCCGTCGCCGCGTTCGCCGCAGGGGACGGGGAGATCGCCGCACTCTCACTTGCCGGCCCCGTCGAGGCGCTCGGCGAAGACGCGACCCGGCGGCTGCGTCGGGCAGCCGACCACCTGGAAGCGACCCTGACCGCGTGACACCACGCCCTGTCCACAGCCCCGTTGATCAATCGATCAACGGACGGTTCCGGCACATCGTGAGGATGCCATGACACACACCGACGACTTCTCCAACGCCTTCATCGCCCGCGTGGCCGGGCTCCTGGACGAGTTCCACACCGGCGATCGCCTCACCCTCTCCGAACTGTCGACGCGCACGGGCCTGCCCCGCTCGTCCACCCACCGGCTGCTCACCCAGCTCGCCGAGCACGGCTGGGTGAGCAAGCGCGGCAAGACCTACGCGCTCGGACGCACACCGCTCGAGTGGGGCGCGCTGGCGAGGAACCACGACCGCCTGCACCGAGCGGCCCATCCCGTCCTGCACGACCTGCATTCGGCGACAGGTCTCGTCGTACACCTGGCGGTTCTCGAAGGTGGCGATGTGCGCTACGTCGACAAGGTCGGCCGCGGACCTGTCGCACTCCCCTCGCGCATCGGCGGACGGCAGCCGGCGCATCGCACCGCACTCGGAAAGGCCCTTCTGGCCCACACCCGGATGCACGCCGCCTATCCTGCGACCGGATGCACGTACGCCACTGCTCCGAGGGCTGAGAATTTGCTCTCCCGCAACGAGATCGCACGTATCCGCGAACGCCACGTCGCGCACGAGTGCGGGGAATCGTTGCCGGGTATCGCATGCGTGGCGGCGCCGATCGGAAACGGGCAGATGTGCGTCGGAGCGCTGTCCGTGACCGGACCCGTCGACATCGTCGACACCGTCAGCCTGGCCACCCCGGTCCGGCTCGCGGCGCGGGCCGTCTGGCGTTCCCTGTCCCCGGCCGATTCTCAGCCACACCTCGGCCGGCCGATGGCTCAGCGCACCAGCGCCTGACCTCCGTCCACCGGAAGCGAATGGCCCGTGATGTAGCGGGCCGCCTCGCTGCACAGGAAGACGACCGCGGGCCCGATATCGGTCTCGGGATCACCGAGTCGACCGAGCGGGATCGAACTCGCGTATGCGGCAGCTTCGTCCGGCTCGCGTTCCGCCCACTCCTGCATGGCCACCGAATCGGCGAGCGGAAGAATCGAATTGACGCGGATCCCGTCCGCCGCCCACTCACAGGCGGCGGTGCGGGTGAGAACCCGGATCGCTTCCTTCGCGGCGGCGTATCCACCCGTGCCCGAGGGGTTCCACCGGATACCGGCCGCCGATCCGAGATTGACGATCGAACCACCGCCGCGCAGGTGCGGGTGGCACGCCCGCATCATCCGCCAGGTGGCGGTCGGGCCGGACTCCATCCCGTCGCGGTACACGGCCTCGTCGAGTTCGAGCAACGTTCCCGGAGCGGGTGATTGCGCGTTGTTCACCAGAATGTTCAGGCCACCGAACTCCTTCACCACGTCCGCGACGGTCGCCTCCACGGCCGCCGCGTCGGTCACGTCGCACACGTACGGCACCGCACGGCCGCCCCGAGCTTCGATCTCGACCGCGGTGGCACCGATCGTCTCCGCGGTGCGCCCCACGACGGCCACCGAGGCGCCGGCTGCGGCGAGCGCAAGTGCGATCCCTCGCCCGATGCCCTGGCCGGCGCCGGTCACGAGGGCGGTGCCACCCGCGAGGGGGGTGGTGGGAACGATCGGGTCCATGCGGGTCACGGCCATGCATACTCCTGAAGACGTCGGGACGGGACTCCATTGATCGGTTGATCAATGAATGTGGCAGAATACGGTCGGGAACAGGCCTCACCCAGGCCTTACGAGAGGACGACGGTGGACCCGCAGGAGCGTAAGAGACAGATACTCGACAGGTCGGCGGAGATCTTCGCCCGCAAGGGTGTCACCGCCACCACCATCCGCGAGATCGCCGATGCGGTCGGTGTCTACTCCGGAGCGCTCTACCACTACTTCCCGTCCAAGGAAGCGATCGTCACCGAGCTCATCCGCGAGTACATCACCGACCTCAACGAACGGTGCCGCGAGGTGCTCGCCCGGTCGCTACCGCCGGTCGAGCGACTCGAGGCCTTCACACAGATCGCGCTGGAGACCTCCGAGGACTATCACGGCGCGACCTCCATCTGGCGACGCGAAGGCGAGTACATGCGCGAGCGCGTCGTCGAGGCCGACATGGTCTCCTCTGCCGACGCCATGGAAGTCGCATGGCGCGAGGCCATCCGGGACGGCATCGCGGAAGGGGTCTTCCGCACCGACATCGATCCCGAAGCGTTCCGGGAACTGATCTACGACGCGGTCTGGCATGCCTCCCGCTGGTACCGGCCCGGACCGAACCGCACCCTCGCCGATCTCTCGCGCACCATCGTGTCGTTGTTCGTCGACGGCTTCCGCCGACGCGACACATGATCCGCCCCGCCGCGTACGGCGGGACGGATCATCGGATCACTCCGCCGAACCGCTGAGGTTCTCCTCGACCTCCTTGTGCCACGACTCGAGCGCACGGGAGGTGTCCACCTCGAACTCGAAACGCTGCGTCATGTCCGGCGTGACGTCCTCGAGGTCGACGTAGAACTGGTTGTACCAGCGACGCAGCTGGTAGACCGGGCCGTCCTCCTCCGTGAGGAGCGGATTCTCGATGCGGGACTTGTGCTTCCAGATCTCGATGTCCTGGGCGAACTGCTCCTCGAGACCGTCGGTGAACATCTTCGCCATCTCGGCGGCCTGCTCCTCGGACATGCCCTCGATCTTCTTGACGATCGTGCCGAACTGCAGCACGAACGAGTTGTTCGTGACCGGGTAGTGGCAGTTGATCAGCTTCGACTCGATGGTCGTGCCCTCGGAGACCGTGTAGATCGTATCGAGCATGAAGGACGGACCGTAGTAGAAGGCGTCCGAGATCGTCTGCGCCTCCGGCAGATCCATCTGCACACCGGTCTTGATGTCGTCGCGCCCGTAGGAGCGCATGTGCTGGCCGGCGATGTGCCCGTCGAAGACGTTCTTGAAGTACTCGGGCATCTGGAAGTGCACGTAGAAGAAGTGCGCCATATCGACGACGTTGTCGACGATCTCACGGCAGTGCGATCCCTCGACGTGGATGGTCGTCCACGTCCAGTCGCTCCACTGCCCGTCCTCGTAGCCCTCGATCTCGGGGATCGCGAGCTCGGGAGTGGGCTCACTACCCTGCGGGCAGTGCCAGACGAACAGAACGCCGTTGCGCTCCATCGTCGTCCACGCCTTGGTACGGCCGAGCTTCGGCGTGCGGCGCGCGTACGGCACCGCTTCGCAACGACCCTGGCCGTTCCAGCGCCAGTCGTGGAACGGGCACGCGATGGTGTCGCCCTTGATCTCGCCGCGCGCGAGGTTGCCGCCCATGTGCCGGCAGAAGGCGTCGAGCACGTGCAGCTTTCCTGCCGTGTCGGCGAAGACCACCAGGTCGGTGCCGAACACCTTGACCTGATGCGGCTTTCCGTCACGGAAGTTCTTGGCGAGGCCGATGCAGTGCCATCCGCGCGCGAAGCGGGTGGGGTTGGTACCGGGATCGATGTTGCGGATCTCGATCCGCTCCTGGGGGACGGTCATGGTTTCTCCTGGGCTGGCAAGGGGTGAAGGCGAACGGCGGTCACCGGGCTGAGGTGACTGCCTCCGTGGAAGCGAGAGGAGCGATGGCGGGGTCGACTCGGTGGCCGGTCCGGATCACCCCGTCGGACACCGCCTCGTCCACCGTGCGGTCGAGTGCCTCACAGCGCATCACGTAGGCACCGGGACCGCACGCGGCGGCGGCCGCGATCTCGCGGCATGCCTGCCTGGCCTCGTCGGACCACTGGATACTGGTATGAGCGGGGCTGTACTTCGCGACGAGCACGCGAGCGTCACAGGTGTGACAGGCGAGCGACTGCATTGTTTCCGGTTCCCTTCCTCGGATGAGTCGAGAGTAGGAACCGCGATGTGGGCGGCGACACAGCTTTTCAGCCCAGCGGGACAATCGCTCTTCCACCGATCTCCCGGCGACTGCGTCAACGTGGGAGTAGGCGGGGGATGCGGACGCGGAACGTCGAGCCGACACCCTGTTCCGACTCCACCTCCACCTTCCCGCCGTGCGCTGCGACCAGCGCGGCGACGATCGACAGGCCCAGCCCGCTCCCCCCTGATGCGCGGGTGCGGGAGGCGTCGGCGCGGTAGAAGCGTTCGAAGACGCGCTCGCGGTCGTCGGGGTCGAGGCCGGGGCCGGTGTCGGCGACTTCCAAGACAGCATCGGTGTCCGCGGTGCCCACGCGCACCGTGACGTCGGCGTCGGGTGGGGTGTGGGTCAACGCGTTGGTGACGAGATTGCTCAGCACCTGACGCAGACGGGCGTCGTCGCCGAGAACCTCAGGAGTTCCCGGGCCGTCGATGATGTCGAGGGTGATGGTTCGTTCGGGCGCGACGGCACGCGCGTTGTGCACCGCGTCGGCGGCGACCGCGAGCAGGTCCACCGGGGAACGGTCGAGCGGGCGTTGTTCGTCGAGTCGTGCGAGCATCAGCAGGTCCTCGACGAGCAGGCCCATACGCCGGGCTTCGCGTTCGATGCGTTCCATGAGCATGCCCGTGTCGGTGCTCGCGCCCTGCCGGTACAGCTCGGCGAAGCCACGGATGGTGGTGAGCGGGGTGCGGAGTTCGTGGCCGGCGTCGGCGACGAAGCGACGCATCTTCTCCTCCGAGCGTCTCGCCGACTCCTCGGATGCCGCGGTCGCTGCGAATGCCGATTCGATCCTGCCGAGCATCGCGTTGAAGGTCACCGACAACCGGCCGATCTCGGTACGGGGATCGCCCTCGGGTACCCGCTCGCTGAGGTCGCCTTCGGCGATCGCTGCAGCGGTGCGCTCGACCTCGTCCAACGGACGCAGACTCATACGCACAACGACGCCCCCGGCCACCGCCAGCGCGACCAGCACGACAGCACCGATCACCGTCTGCAACACCACGAGCCTGTCCGCCGTCTCCTCGGTCTCGGCGAGGCTCATGCCGACCGTCGTCACCACACCCGACGCATTCTCGGTGCTCATCACCCGCCAGTGCGGACCGTCGTCGCCCGCGGATCCGACGGTGACCGGCCTGCCCGTCGGGTCGTCCGACACGTCGGGGGCGGTCGACTCGTCGTTGACGACGAACAGCACCCGGCCGTCGGCGTCGACGGCCTGCACGTAGAAGGGGCTCGGTGGTCGCCGGGAGTTGGGGGCGTCCAGCGGGGGCGTCGGTGGTGGCCGGTCGGGTCGCGCCCAGGTGCGTGCGGCCTCCTCGAGGTCCCGGTCGACACGCGAGAGCAGGGAGTTCTGCAGAGCCGACGTGACCGCGACACCCGACGCGAGCAGACCGATGCCCGCCAGGAGCACCAGGGCGGCCACCAGCGTCCAACGGAGTGGCAGCGCCCGTAGGCGGTTCATGTGCGGGGTTCCCGCATCACATAGCCGACGCCGCGCACGGTGTGGATGAGGGGAACATCGCCGGTGTCGACCTTGCGTCGCAGATACGACACGTACGACTCGACCACCCCGACCTCACCGCCGAAGTCGTAGTTCCACACGTGTTCGAGGATGCGGGGCTTGCTCAGCACCGTCCCGGCGTTGAGCATCAAGTACCGCAGCAACGTGAACTCGGTGGGCGACAGCGACACGGGTTTGCCGGCCTTGAAGACCTCGTGGGTGTCCTCGTCGAGTTCGAGGTCGGCGAAGGTGATGCGCGAGCTACGTTCGGCCTCGGACACCTTGCCGGCGCGACGCAGGATCGTGCGCAGCCGGGCGATGACCTCTTCGAGGCTGAACGGTTTGGTGACGTAGTCGTCG harbors:
- a CDS encoding IclR family transcriptional regulator, whose product is MTHTDDFSNAFIARVAGLLDEFHTGDRLTLSELSTRTGLPRSSTHRLLTQLAEHGWVSKRGKTYALGRTPLEWGALARNHDRLHRAAHPVLHDLHSATGLVVHLAVLEGGDVRYVDKVGRGPVALPSRIGGRQPAHRTALGKALLAHTRMHAAYPATGCTYATAPRAENLLSRNEIARIRERHVAHECGESLPGIACVAAPIGNGQMCVGALSVTGPVDIVDTVSLATPVRLAARAVWRSLSPADSQPHLGRPMAQRTSA
- a CDS encoding Rieske 2Fe-2S domain-containing protein, with the protein product MTVPQERIEIRNIDPGTNPTRFARGWHCIGLAKNFRDGKPHQVKVFGTDLVVFADTAGKLHVLDAFCRHMGGNLARGEIKGDTIACPFHDWRWNGQGRCEAVPYARRTPKLGRTKAWTTMERNGVLFVWHCPQGSEPTPELAIPEIEGYEDGQWSDWTWTTIHVEGSHCREIVDNVVDMAHFFYVHFQMPEYFKNVFDGHIAGQHMRSYGRDDIKTGVQMDLPEAQTISDAFYYGPSFMLDTIYTVSEGTTIESKLINCHYPVTNNSFVLQFGTIVKKIEGMSEEQAAEMAKMFTDGLEEQFAQDIEIWKHKSRIENPLLTEEDGPVYQLRRWYNQFYVDLEDVTPDMTQRFEFEVDTSRALESWHKEVEENLSGSAE
- a CDS encoding sensor histidine kinase, producing MNRLRALPLRWTLVAALVLLAGIGLLASGVAVTSALQNSLLSRVDRDLEEAARTWARPDRPPPTPPLDAPNSRRPPSPFYVQAVDADGRVLFVVNDESTAPDVSDDPTGRPVTVGSAGDDGPHWRVMSTENASGVVTTVGMSLAETEETADRLVVLQTVIGAVVLVALAVAGGVVVRMSLRPLDEVERTAAAIAEGDLSERVPEGDPRTEIGRLSVTFNAMLGRIESAFAATAASEESARRSEEKMRRFVADAGHELRTPLTTIRGFAELYRQGASTDTGMLMERIEREARRMGLLVEDLLMLARLDEQRPLDRSPVDLLAVAADAVHNARAVAPERTITLDIIDGPGTPEVLGDDARLRQVLSNLVTNALTHTPPDADVTVRVGTADTDAVLEVADTGPGLDPDDRERVFERFYRADASRTRASGGSGLGLSIVAALVAAHGGKVEVESEQGVGSTFRVRIPRLLPR
- a CDS encoding SDR family NAD(P)-dependent oxidoreductase — encoded protein: MAVTRMDPIVPTTPLAGGTALVTGAGQGIGRGIALALAAAGASVAVVGRTAETIGATAVEIEARGGRAVPYVCDVTDAAAVEATVADVVKEFGGLNILVNNAQSPAPGTLLELDEAVYRDGMESGPTATWRMMRACHPHLRGGGSIVNLGSAAGIRWNPSGTGGYAAAKEAIRVLTRTAACEWAADGIRVNSILPLADSVAMQEWAEREPDEAAAYASSIPLGRLGDPETDIGPAVVFLCSEAARYITGHSLPVDGGQALVR
- a CDS encoding response regulator transcription factor; the protein is MTDRIPEARVLVVDDEPSIVELLSVSLKFQGFEVETASNGAEGLDKARRFRPDAVILDVMMPGMDGMGMLRRLRADGIDAPVLFLTAKDAVEDKVAGLTLGADDYVTKPFSLEEVIARLRTILRRAGKVSEAERSSRITFADLELDEDTHEVFKAGKPVSLSPTEFTLLRYLMLNAGTVLSKPRILEHVWNYDFGGEVGVVESYVSYLRRKVDTGDVPLIHTVRGVGYVMREPRT
- a CDS encoding IclR family transcriptional regulator, which translates into the protein MSEVLPTPSSVMDRVGLLLEPFRDTDGLTLTELCRRTGFPRSSAHRMLLQLVRVGWMRRSGTTYHLGPKIVELGALAQAHDRIHSAALRSMYDLHRETGLAVHLTVLDDDQVIYLEKVSGAQFTDTTWAGQRRPAEDTVAGLALLARRDGHHPALSGPDGYTLAGGVVYGGECFRHAVAAFAAGDGEIAALSLAGPVEALGEDATRRLRRAADHLEATLTA
- a CDS encoding TetR/AcrR family transcriptional regulator, which produces MDPQERKRQILDRSAEIFARKGVTATTIREIADAVGVYSGALYHYFPSKEAIVTELIREYITDLNERCREVLARSLPPVERLEAFTQIALETSEDYHGATSIWRREGEYMRERVVEADMVSSADAMEVAWREAIRDGIAEGVFRTDIDPEAFRELIYDAVWHASRWYRPGPNRTLADLSRTIVSLFVDGFRRRDT